Proteins encoded in a region of the Misgurnus anguillicaudatus chromosome 9, ASM2758022v2, whole genome shotgun sequence genome:
- the pafah1b1b gene encoding lissencephaly-1 homolog B translates to MVLSQRQRDELNRAIADYLRSNGYEEAYSVFKKEAELDMNEELDKKYAGLLEKKWTSVIRLQKKVMELESKLNEAKEEITLGGPVGQKRDPKEWIPRPPEKYSLSGHRSPVTRVIFHPVFSLMVSASEDATIKVWDYEAGDFERTLKGHTDSVQDISFDQTGKLLASCSADMTIKLWDFQGFECIRTMHGHDHNVSSVAIMPNGDHIVSASRDKTMKMWEVATGYCVKTFTGHREWVRMVRPNQDGTLLASCSNDQTVRVWVVATKECKAELREHEHVVECISWAPESAHPTISEATGSENKKSGKPGPFLLSGSRDKTIKMWDISTGMCLMTLVGHDNWVRGVLFHPGGKFIVSCADDKTLRIWDYKNKRCMKTLSAHEHFVTSLDFHKTSPYVVTGSVDQTVKVWECR, encoded by the exons ATGGTGCTGTCACAGAGGCAACGAGATGAATT AAATCGAGCTATAGCTGATTATCTGCGCTCCAATGGCTATGAAGAGGCGTATTCTGTATTTAAGAAGGAAGCTGAGTTGGATATG AATGAGGAGTTGGATAAGAAGTACGCAGGCCTTTTGGAAAAGAAATGGACCTCGGTCATCAGATTACAAAAGAAG GTAATGGAGTTGGAGTCAAAGCTAAATGAAGCTAAGGAGGAAATCACTTTAGGAGGCCCCGTTGGGCAAAAAAGAGACCCCAAAGAATGGATCCCACGCCCTCCTGAAAAATACTCCCTCAGTGGCCACAGAAGCCCTGTTACACGTGTCATCTTTCACCCTGTGTTCAGTCTTATGGTCTCTGCTTCAGAAGATGCCACCATCAAG GTTTGGGATTACGAGGCCGGAGACTTTGAGCGTACACTGAAGGGTCACACTGACTCTGTACAGGACATCTCCTTTGACCAGACTGGAAAGCTGCTGGCATCCTGCTCTGCGGACATGACTATCAAACTCTGGGACTTCCAGGGATTTGAGTGCATCAGGACCATGCATG GACACGATCACAATGTGTCGTCAGTTGCCATCATGCCCAACGGTGATCACATAGTGTCTGCCTCCAGGGATAAGACCATGAAAATGTGGGAGGTGGCCACTGG TTACTGTGTGAAGACGTTCACGGGTCACAGGGAGTGGGTGCGTATGGTCCGGCCCAATCAGGATGGCACGCTGTTGGCCAGCTGCTCCAATGACCAGACGGTGCGTGTGTGGGTGGTGGCAACCAAGGAGTGCAAGGCAGAGCTGCGGGAGCACGAACATGTGGTGGAGTGCATCTCCTGGGCTCCTGAGAGCGCACACCCCACCATATCTGAGGCCACTGGCTCTGAg AACAAGAAAAGTGGAAAGCCTGGCCCATTCTTGTTGTCCGGATCCAGAGACAAGACCATTAAAATGTGGGACATAAGTACTGGCATGTGCCTTATGACACTG GTTGGTCATGATAACTGGGTGCGTGGAGTGTTGTTCCATCCAGGCGGGAAGTTCATAGTGAGCTGTGCTGATGATAAAACACTTCGTATATGGGATTATAAGAACAAGCGCTGCATGAAGACCCTGAGTGCCCACGAACACTTTGTTACCTCTCTGG ATTTCCATAAGACGTCTCCTTACGTGGTGACGGGAAGTGTAGATCAAACGGTCAAAGTGTGGGAATGTCGCTGA